A portion of the Deltaproteobacteria bacterium genome contains these proteins:
- a CDS encoding nuclear transport factor 2 family protein, whose product MDNFNQMDRDHIGLLSSMYGEDISFQDPIHEIQGLEHLRQYFTRMYKNTIRAHFEWDSRLMLGNEAMVAWRMALTHKALNRGKEFWVPGASHLKFQQSGELVTYHRDFFDTGALLYERIPGLASVVKLIKSQV is encoded by the coding sequence TTGGATAATTTTAATCAGATGGACCGCGATCACATCGGGCTCTTAAGTTCAATGTATGGTGAGGACATTTCCTTTCAGGATCCGATTCACGAAATCCAAGGACTCGAACACCTTCGGCAGTATTTCACACGAATGTACAAGAATACGATTCGCGCGCACTTTGAGTGGGACTCAAGGCTGATGCTTGGCAATGAGGCGATGGTTGCTTGGCGAATGGCTCTTACTCATAAGGCGTTGAACCGAGGGAAAGAATTTTGGGTCCCCGGAGCATCACATTTAAAGTTTCAACAAAGTGGTGAGCTCGTGACCTATCACCGGGACTTCTTCGATACTGGTGCCTTGTTATACGAGCGGATCCCGGGTTTAGCCTCGGTCGTAAAGCTTATCAAATCGCAGGTTTAG
- a CDS encoding PAS domain-containing sensor histidine kinase codes for MLKLWHILDPWNNIKFSVKIVDSIDRFAIISSTDANGTIDYVNDNFCEISGYTLNELFGANHRLINSGFHPPEFFKILWSTIKSGKVWHGEVQNKAKGGATYWVRAHIIPITNADGSVIRYLSFGMDITKEKKDQAELEAERVRNIHLGRLTSLGELASNVAHEINNPLTVIGGSLDMLRRSLAKEPNTPTNSTTNLDRIGRALKQVDRITKIIQGLRRFSRQDDHQVKRPTMLKDILVSVTDLCAEKLRTGSVQLNTESAQGLAIVCNSIQIEQVLVNLITNSIDAVRSEPDRWINLKSILVGNFVEIEVVDSGSGIKPEFAKRLAEPFFTTKGPGKGTGLGLSISRTILQQHGGELSYDAASPNTRFVIRLPALSELPVAQAA; via the coding sequence ATGCTCAAACTGTGGCATATTCTAGACCCTTGGAACAATATTAAGTTTTCGGTAAAGATTGTCGACTCGATTGATCGCTTCGCGATCATTTCAAGCACGGATGCCAACGGTACGATCGATTACGTGAACGACAACTTCTGCGAAATTTCGGGCTACACACTAAATGAACTCTTCGGCGCCAACCACAGATTGATCAATTCGGGCTTTCATCCGCCTGAGTTCTTTAAAATCCTTTGGTCAACAATCAAAAGCGGAAAAGTCTGGCACGGGGAAGTACAAAACAAAGCCAAAGGCGGTGCAACCTACTGGGTTCGCGCCCACATTATACCGATCACGAACGCTGATGGATCTGTGATTCGATATCTGTCTTTTGGAATGGACATTACGAAAGAAAAAAAAGATCAGGCAGAACTTGAAGCGGAAAGGGTTCGAAACATTCACCTCGGTCGACTGACCTCGCTGGGCGAACTCGCAAGCAACGTGGCCCATGAAATAAATAATCCACTGACTGTCATCGGTGGCTCGCTAGACATGCTCCGTCGTTCATTGGCGAAAGAACCTAATACTCCTACAAACTCCACCACAAATTTAGACCGTATTGGTCGTGCCCTTAAACAAGTCGATCGAATTACAAAAATAATTCAGGGCCTTCGTCGATTTTCTCGGCAAGATGATCATCAAGTGAAGCGACCGACAATGCTAAAAGACATTCTCGTGTCGGTAACGGACCTTTGCGCCGAAAAATTGCGCACCGGCAGCGTTCAACTTAATACCGAATCTGCACAGGGCTTGGCGATTGTCTGCAATAGCATCCAGATTGAACAGGTCCTCGTAAACTTGATAACTAACTCCATCGACGCAGTTCGCTCTGAACCAGATCGATGGATAAACCTAAAATCAATATTAGTGGGAAACTTTGTCGAGATTGAAGTCGTTGATTCAGGAAGTGGAATAAAACCAGAATTCGCAAAGCGATTGGCTGAACCCTTTTTCACCACCAAAGGACCAGGTAAGGGAACGGGACTTGGTTTAAGTATTTCCCGCACAATATTGCAGCAACATGGCGGCGAACTAAGCTATGACGCTGCATCTCCTAATACGCGTTTTGTCATTCGACTTCCGGCACTCAGCGAATTGCCAGTCGCGCAGGCTGCCTGA
- the pgsA gene encoding CDP-diacylglycerol--glycerol-3-phosphate 3-phosphatidyltransferase, with protein sequence MLATDQPKTERPKPELPYWKRELPMWLTWSRMLACIPLTIVMLTLEKRTAGWVAAAIFIVAAITDWLDGYFARKFHTQTTMGKFMDPIADKILVSTVLILLVPSGAVHPVLVIIILGRDILIGGIRSIAAADRLILDAKATGKWKTAVQMVAIPAVLIDVTPMTLLDNVSSQVVGHGLLWISGILSLVSGLEYINLYRNSRSRP encoded by the coding sequence ATGCTGGCGACAGACCAACCAAAAACTGAGCGACCAAAACCAGAGCTTCCGTATTGGAAGCGCGAACTTCCGATGTGGCTAACATGGTCCCGGATGCTGGCCTGTATTCCTTTAACGATTGTGATGCTCACTCTCGAAAAGCGCACCGCCGGCTGGGTTGCCGCAGCTATTTTCATAGTCGCCGCAATCACAGATTGGCTAGACGGGTACTTCGCCAGAAAGTTCCATACCCAGACGACAATGGGTAAATTCATGGATCCGATTGCAGATAAAATTTTGGTTTCCACGGTTTTGATTTTGCTTGTTCCAAGCGGAGCGGTCCACCCCGTTCTTGTTATCATCATTCTCGGCCGCGATATATTGATCGGCGGGATTCGTTCGATCGCGGCGGCGGATCGGTTGATTTTAGACGCCAAGGCCACGGGTAAATGGAAGACGGCAGTGCAAATGGTGGCGATCCCGGCGGTTTTAATCGACGTGACACCTATGACTCTACTCGACAATGTTTCTTCGCAAGTGGTTGGCCACGGCCTACTCTGGATCAGTGGAATTCTGAGCCTGGTTTCTGGACTCGAATACATCAATCTTTACCGAAATAGCCGAAGCCGCCCCTGA
- a CDS encoding DUF177 domain-containing protein has translation MKIRLAEIPEDGRQFSFTRESGELNSALKDLLPEVPYKVDLTIRPLGNAYEMEGKVVTSLKEICSLCGWDLNLPLNKNFKEVLVEEPEVDRETHHVHGNQSVNFLAEGSSTTYKDELFDAGEFFHELVAISEPLYPSCGDPDCEHLEEANAKRAELAAEFAKANGDEQTNPFAELAKLKEKLEKKH, from the coding sequence ATGAAAATCCGACTTGCTGAAATTCCTGAAGATGGCCGCCAATTTAGCTTTACCCGTGAGTCAGGCGAGTTGAACTCGGCCCTCAAAGACCTTCTCCCCGAAGTACCCTACAAGGTCGATCTAACAATTCGACCGCTTGGCAATGCGTACGAGATGGAGGGAAAGGTTGTTACTTCTTTAAAAGAAATTTGCTCGCTATGTGGGTGGGACTTGAATCTCCCCTTAAACAAAAATTTTAAAGAAGTCCTCGTGGAAGAACCGGAAGTTGATCGTGAGACGCACCACGTGCACGGCAATCAATCGGTCAATTTCTTGGCTGAGGGATCTTCAACCACATACAAAGATGAACTCTTCGATGCAGGCGAGTTTTTTCATGAGTTGGTCGCGATTTCGGAACCGCTTTACCCATCTTGCGGCGATCCTGATTGTGAACATTTGGAAGAGGCCAACGCGAAACGCGCAGAACTTGCCGCTGAATTTGCGAAAGCAAACGGCGATGAGCAAACCAATCCGTTTGCCGAGCTCGCCAAGCTCAAAGAAAAGTTAGAAAAGAAACATTAG
- a CDS encoding type II secretion system protein GspG, with product MIDAIVKLIPMITVAGGAAASSPNIKAQIAKVMEATKVVATQQEISDITKMVYLDTIDGSHPRSEDFSDYLRKNMRTTNNINRDTSLDQWGKAYTLTYNKRKREIVVTSAGPDQNYGNADDIRGVYPIDQFASL from the coding sequence GTGATTGATGCAATTGTAAAGTTAATTCCGATGATCACTGTCGCAGGTGGTGCGGCAGCCTCCAGCCCCAATATAAAAGCTCAGATCGCCAAAGTTATGGAGGCAACAAAGGTCGTTGCGACCCAACAAGAGATCAGCGATATCACCAAAATGGTTTATCTCGACACGATTGATGGGTCCCATCCCCGCTCCGAGGATTTCTCTGACTATCTTCGAAAAAATATGCGGACCACCAACAACATCAACCGCGACACTTCACTCGACCAATGGGGGAAGGCGTATACGCTGACTTACAATAAACGAAAAAGGGAAATCGTCGTGACAAGCGCTGGTCCCGATCAAAATTATGGGAATGCCGATGATATCCGCGGCGTCTATCCCATAGATCAGTTCGCTAGTCTATAA
- a CDS encoding cyclic nucleotide-binding domain-containing protein, producing MASNPQNQNSPESQSLQHMRPRLKQGHIFSQLASGTGAVPSSAPLLFELSDGRSQVSLPNAAGDILPLLDGFKTIPEILESLHRTHGRVPFKTFFTTLQKLQTQGCLEGAEHLMTSDAAERAEMFERKPIWLTRAIFSIEILSGKLITQPSMIAFIMAAVGTMLVTLSFMIGAIALGQADVPAGFLKIDDSYVKGLVFFFAAASTLITAKTLIKSLLTLLLTGARSPLQLELGLFYLALKSNDDKIYMAGGRRMGTLAFVAVGCSYFFVFSAASAISTTFAPNWPLLDDLFWVSAVLAIIDLNPFRKSDLSSFFNIVYNQRSAVELLPYLKNRGLFSISTKSEQIADSGIYTAYSTMAITWTMVSYNLMLSLITRNDSILISRALETYKNGPFAELLAATILGLALALSFLYLVFDLFRIVITNILHPLKTKRFVKQSKRHTQTEVMENAELVADSIANIPLFASLNRDVLLFLIGKSELRKVAPGAHIIVQETFSDELFVLLEGDVAVHKRQSTGAVQKVATLKAPTVFGENTLLANTARSADVVTTSVCRILAIPRKVIDELLNHQNLKASADAFLDRLLLGQYVSSSELFREAPKEVVSLFFNQGEVLSVAAGRQVIEQGRTDKDFYLLIRGAVDVITNGRVIAELAQGDFFGEMALILNSPRSASVLTKEPCRLLKLTAQQFWQVLSQNAAIALYLETVSENRNVQGSAT from the coding sequence ATGGCAAGTAATCCACAAAATCAGAATTCACCAGAATCTCAGTCGCTTCAGCACATGCGACCACGCCTGAAACAAGGCCACATTTTTAGCCAATTAGCGTCGGGCACGGGGGCGGTTCCTAGCAGCGCGCCACTGCTGTTCGAACTGTCCGATGGGCGCAGTCAGGTTTCTCTGCCAAATGCCGCCGGGGATATATTGCCGCTCCTCGACGGATTCAAAACAATTCCCGAAATACTTGAATCTCTTCATCGCACACACGGCCGGGTACCTTTTAAAACCTTCTTCACGACGCTCCAAAAACTTCAGACGCAGGGCTGTCTTGAGGGAGCCGAACATTTGATGACTTCCGATGCCGCCGAACGTGCAGAAATGTTTGAGCGAAAACCGATATGGCTGACTCGCGCAATCTTTAGCATCGAAATTCTTTCCGGAAAACTTATTACGCAGCCGTCGATGATTGCCTTCATTATGGCAGCTGTGGGCACAATGCTCGTGACCCTCAGCTTCATGATCGGCGCAATAGCTCTTGGACAAGCAGATGTGCCAGCCGGTTTTTTAAAAATCGACGACAGTTACGTAAAAGGCCTGGTTTTCTTTTTTGCCGCCGCTTCCACTCTCATTACCGCAAAAACTTTGATCAAAAGTCTTCTGACATTGCTGCTTACGGGTGCACGTAGCCCGCTACAACTTGAACTGGGCTTGTTTTATCTAGCGCTAAAAAGCAATGACGACAAAATCTACATGGCGGGCGGACGCCGAATGGGAACCTTAGCATTTGTGGCTGTCGGCTGCTCTTATTTTTTCGTCTTCTCGGCAGCCTCTGCAATTTCAACGACCTTTGCGCCCAATTGGCCACTGCTGGACGATCTGTTTTGGGTTTCTGCTGTTCTTGCGATTATCGACCTCAATCCATTCCGAAAGTCCGATCTCTCTAGTTTCTTCAACATCGTCTACAACCAACGGTCAGCAGTTGAGCTACTTCCCTACTTAAAAAACCGTGGCCTATTTTCTATCTCTACAAAATCAGAACAAATCGCAGATTCTGGTATTTACACGGCCTATTCGACGATGGCGATCACTTGGACGATGGTCTCTTACAATTTAATGCTGTCGTTGATCACTCGCAACGATTCAATTTTAATTTCAAGAGCCTTGGAAACGTATAAAAACGGACCGTTCGCGGAGCTGCTCGCAGCAACGATTTTAGGATTGGCCCTCGCTCTCAGTTTTCTTTACCTCGTCTTTGATTTGTTCCGAATCGTTATCACCAACATCTTGCACCCCCTAAAGACCAAACGATTTGTGAAACAATCGAAACGGCACACGCAGACTGAAGTGATGGAAAACGCCGAACTAGTGGCGGATTCGATTGCCAATATCCCCCTCTTTGCAAGTCTGAATCGCGATGTCCTCTTGTTCTTGATCGGCAAGTCGGAGCTGCGAAAAGTTGCGCCCGGCGCTCACATTATCGTTCAAGAAACTTTCAGCGATGAACTCTTCGTTTTACTCGAAGGAGACGTTGCCGTTCATAAGCGGCAGTCAACCGGCGCAGTTCAGAAAGTCGCAACTCTAAAGGCGCCTACTGTCTTCGGCGAAAATACTTTGCTGGCCAACACAGCCAGATCGGCCGATGTCGTGACGACTTCCGTCTGTAGGATTTTAGCAATCCCGCGAAAAGTGATCGACGAATTGTTAAATCACCAAAACCTCAAAGCAAGTGCTGACGCTTTCCTCGATCGACTCTTACTTGGACAGTATGTTTCGTCGAGTGAATTATTCCGCGAAGCGCCCAAGGAAGTCGTGAGTCTGTTTTTCAATCAGGGGGAAGTTCTTAGCGTCGCCGCTGGCCGTCAGGTAATTGAGCAGGGCCGAACTGACAAGGACTTCTACCTCCTCATTCGCGGCGCCGTTGATGTCATCACGAACGGAAGAGTTATCGCTGAACTTGCGCAAGGGGACTTCTTTGGCGAAATGGCTTTGATTCTGAATTCACCAAGATCTGCCAGCGTCCTTACCAAAGAGCCTTGCCGCCTTTTGAAGCTAACGGCTCAACAGTTCTGGCAGGTTTTATCTCAGAACGCGGCGATCGCCCTTTACTTGGAAACTGTTTCTGAAAATCGCAATGTACAAGGAAGCGCTACGTGA
- a CDS encoding acyl-CoA thioesterase has translation MNQHVYQFVYRAQFFDTDAMGVVHHSNYIRIMEIARGAWLRELGAMQLHIPYGPMVLGVTNVNVDFRRSAKFDDELTVQLQGRLNGSLLEIRYAIWLDRIRDFACFGSTELALLRADTLVPTRFPMEWRTRLRELPWNEAWPKCLREIPKT, from the coding sequence GTGAATCAGCATGTCTATCAATTTGTTTACCGAGCGCAGTTTTTTGACACGGATGCCATGGGTGTCGTTCATCACTCAAACTACATTCGCATCATGGAAATTGCCCGAGGGGCCTGGTTAAGAGAGCTTGGCGCTATGCAGCTGCACATTCCGTATGGGCCGATGGTGCTTGGCGTAACAAACGTCAATGTGGACTTTCGACGATCTGCAAAATTTGATGATGAACTCACCGTGCAGCTTCAGGGGCGTCTAAATGGTTCGCTTTTGGAAATTCGATACGCGATTTGGCTTGATCGAATTCGCGATTTCGCTTGTTTCGGTTCGACGGAGCTGGCGCTGTTGAGGGCCGACACGCTAGTTCCAACGCGATTTCCAATGGAATGGCGGACGCGATTGCGTGAATTGCCATGGAATGAGGCATGGCCGAAGTGCTTGCGAGAAATCCCAAAGACGTAA
- the glpX gene encoding class II fructose-bisphosphatase codes for MDRNLALEFVRITEAAALASSRWMGRGDEKAADQAAVDAMRRAFNSVRISGTVVIGEGERDEAPMLYIGEKVGFEGPDAPAVDIALDPLEGTTICAQGGVGATSVIAVAERGCFLHAPDTYMDKIACGPGARGQIDIEAPPEVNIKNVAKALGKDVSDMTVVILHRPRHEALINSVRKTGVRIQLIGDGDVSAAVATGNLASGIDLLLGVGGAPEGVISAAALTCMGGDFQGRLKFRSDDERKRADRMGMKNPEMALRLTDLCHGPVMFCATGITTGPLLKGVSFLPGHRASTHSIVMRSATGTIRTIEAEHQLEKKPDGMKLEDMNRHVPRAGV; via the coding sequence ATGGATCGTAACCTGGCACTCGAATTTGTCCGCATAACCGAAGCGGCCGCGCTTGCAAGTTCGCGCTGGATGGGACGTGGTGATGAAAAGGCGGCTGATCAGGCGGCAGTGGACGCCATGCGCCGAGCCTTTAACAGTGTTCGAATCTCGGGGACGGTTGTGATTGGCGAGGGCGAACGGGACGAAGCGCCGATGCTCTACATCGGAGAGAAAGTGGGCTTTGAAGGGCCCGATGCACCTGCCGTTGATATCGCCTTAGATCCGCTTGAAGGGACTACGATATGTGCTCAAGGTGGCGTCGGCGCCACGTCCGTTATTGCAGTCGCCGAGCGCGGATGCTTTCTACATGCGCCCGATACTTACATGGATAAAATCGCCTGTGGCCCAGGCGCGCGCGGACAAATCGATATTGAAGCACCGCCGGAAGTGAATATTAAAAATGTTGCGAAAGCCTTGGGGAAAGACGTCTCTGACATGACAGTCGTGATTCTCCATCGGCCGCGACACGAAGCGCTGATCAATAGCGTTCGGAAAACAGGGGTCCGAATTCAATTGATTGGCGACGGCGATGTTTCGGCGGCTGTCGCGACGGGAAATCTTGCGTCGGGCATCGATCTTCTTTTGGGGGTCGGCGGCGCTCCGGAAGGAGTCATTTCCGCAGCGGCGCTGACTTGTATGGGCGGTGACTTTCAAGGGCGTTTAAAGTTTCGCAGTGATGATGAACGAAAGCGCGCCGATCGAATGGGAATGAAGAATCCCGAGATGGCTCTTCGGCTCACGGATCTCTGCCATGGACCAGTGATGTTTTGTGCCACTGGTATAACTACGGGCCCACTTTTGAAGGGAGTTAGTTTCCTTCCTGGACACCGGGCCTCAACTCACTCAATTGTGATGCGATCGGCAACCGGCACAATTCGCACAATCGAGGCCGAGCACCAGCTAGAGAAAAAACCGGATGGCATGAAGCTCGAGGATATGAATCGGCACGTTCCCCGCGCTGGAGTATAG
- a CDS encoding SRPBCC family protein: MAGANHVEVFNCSPLEFFKLASDYEKYPEFLSDVKACKILKAEPGTKTVEYKVSVIKSVTYQLKTREIEPSLVSWEFTSGDVFKTMNGSWKIEEAAGGKSKCTYAVEGTFKIFVPGPVANTLLNVNLPAMMAAYHKRIKAVYGK, encoded by the coding sequence ATGGCTGGAGCAAATCATGTCGAAGTATTTAACTGTTCGCCGCTCGAATTTTTCAAGTTGGCGTCGGACTACGAAAAATACCCGGAATTTTTGAGCGACGTGAAGGCATGCAAGATACTCAAGGCCGAGCCTGGTACCAAAACGGTTGAGTATAAAGTGTCAGTGATTAAGTCGGTTACTTACCAACTTAAAACCAGGGAAATCGAACCGTCTTTGGTGTCTTGGGAATTTACAAGTGGGGACGTTTTTAAGACCATGAACGGAAGCTGGAAAATCGAAGAGGCAGCTGGCGGCAAATCAAAGTGCACGTATGCTGTCGAAGGCACATTTAAGATATTTGTTCCTGGACCTGTTGCGAACACGCTTCTAAATGTCAATTTGCCGGCAATGATGGCGGCCTATCACAAACGAATCAAAGCTGTTTACGGTAAGTAG
- the tilS gene encoding tRNA lysidine(34) synthetase TilS, with amino-acid sequence MKVQYDKTKLSGVELEVFRQWKKLSPSVWNPTNRAQVRVLLSVSGGADSMALARVLIKLKSRLNLKIEAATIHHGIPHDAAGSGKVQARFRDQAEALVVREIAKLDPAIPVHCLRVAEGVSVAQSEAAMRRARRDLLTKISANFDWVAFGHHEDDLLETRLIRMLRGTGIQGLRAMSAATVVDGLPIWRPLLTITAQEIRSYLADAGWKQGREWLEDPSNQEKLILRNRIRHELIPMIERIRVGGVKSLKRSLENLTAHFPAELPSESSVMVDQSNRSLARDELMNLSLAGRRQMLSRWLKEQFVRDYSKAQIDEVLKRLDTRQKRLKFVLCGRVWIVDTQIQLATPSQPFSESSSSPKV; translated from the coding sequence ATGAAAGTTCAATACGATAAAACTAAACTCTCTGGTGTAGAGCTAGAAGTCTTCCGCCAATGGAAAAAGCTTTCGCCCAGTGTCTGGAATCCAACAAATCGAGCGCAAGTTCGGGTTTTGCTGTCGGTATCCGGCGGGGCGGACTCAATGGCACTTGCACGAGTCCTGATTAAATTGAAATCACGTTTAAACTTAAAAATCGAAGCCGCGACTATTCACCACGGCATCCCGCACGACGCCGCTGGGTCCGGTAAAGTACAAGCTCGGTTTCGCGATCAAGCCGAGGCACTTGTGGTGCGTGAAATTGCGAAGCTCGACCCAGCTATTCCTGTTCACTGTTTGCGTGTCGCGGAAGGGGTTTCAGTCGCCCAATCAGAAGCTGCAATGCGCAGGGCACGTCGGGATTTGTTAACAAAGATTTCTGCTAATTTTGATTGGGTGGCTTTTGGACATCACGAAGATGATCTCTTGGAAACTAGATTGATTCGCATGCTGCGAGGAACTGGGATACAGGGGCTACGTGCCATGAGCGCAGCTACAGTTGTTGATGGATTGCCGATTTGGAGGCCACTGCTGACAATTACAGCACAGGAAATCCGCTCCTACTTGGCCGATGCCGGCTGGAAGCAGGGTAGGGAATGGCTAGAAGATCCAAGTAATCAGGAAAAGTTGATTTTAAGAAATCGAATCAGACACGAGCTCATTCCGATGATTGAGCGCATTCGCGTCGGGGGCGTGAAAAGTCTGAAACGGTCTTTAGAAAACTTAACTGCACACTTTCCCGCAGAACTACCTTCGGAAAGTTCAGTTATGGTCGACCAGTCGAACAGGAGCTTGGCGCGTGACGAGCTGATGAATCTCAGTCTTGCGGGACGACGTCAGATGCTAAGTCGCTGGTTGAAAGAGCAATTTGTTCGTGATTATAGCAAGGCGCAGATCGACGAGGTGTTGAAGCGTCTTGACACTCGTCAAAAACGACTCAAATTCGTACTATGTGGTCGAGTCTGGATTGTGGATACACAGATTCAGCTCGCCACGCCGTCCCAGCCCTTTTCCGAATCATCGTCGAGCCCAAAAGTCTGA
- the ftsH gene encoding ATP-dependent zinc metalloprotease FtsH — protein sequence MRSGQKAMALWIFLIVIFIVLFQNYTSPRASSVSGFNFAKLEQALKDGKILSVTFLKSTGQIKGEIKPEFEKEFNGKQFQIPGNTDDSGFALMQKYNITPNYESEDSGLMQSLLINWLPVLFLVGIVMLFMRQIQVGGGKAMSFGKSKHKVLTENKHKVTFADVAGVEEAKDDLIEIVQFLKDPKKFTKLGGRIPKGVLLVGPPGTGKTLLARAVAGEAGVPFFTISGSDFVEMFVGVGASRVRDLFEQGKRNAPCLIFIDEIDAVGRHRGAGMGGGHDEREQTLNQMLVEMDGFESSEGVILIAATNRPDVLDPALLRPGRFDRRVVVNKPDVAGRRKILDVHSRKTPVASDVDLDRVARGTPGFAGADLENLVNEAALNAARTGKSKLTMEDFEFARDKVMMGAERKSMVISEEEKKNTAFHEAGHALVNKMQPKTDPIHKVTIIPRGMALGLTMMLPEKDRLSFSKSQAESEIAVLFGGRAAEELVFTDYTTGAGNDIERATEIARRMVCEWGMSNLGPLAYEKREGPVFLGMQQGGSREYSEAKAEEIDKEVYRIANTGYEKAKQILRDNRDALDRMAKALLELETIDGAEVDRLIKGSTWEDLKRDRSDRGAGLQAELDLAAKEQKEKEDKEEAEAAGATPNPFSKPAPA from the coding sequence ATGCGATCGGGTCAAAAAGCAATGGCGTTGTGGATCTTCCTTATCGTCATTTTTATTGTTTTGTTTCAAAACTACACGTCGCCGCGTGCGTCTTCGGTTTCAGGGTTTAACTTTGCAAAACTCGAACAGGCGTTGAAGGACGGTAAAATTCTATCCGTTACCTTTTTGAAAAGTACCGGGCAGATTAAAGGCGAAATAAAACCGGAGTTCGAAAAGGAATTCAACGGCAAACAGTTTCAAATTCCTGGCAACACGGACGATTCCGGTTTTGCTTTGATGCAGAAGTACAATATCACGCCGAATTACGAGAGCGAAGACTCAGGGCTAATGCAATCGCTTCTGATAAATTGGTTACCGGTTTTATTTCTAGTCGGGATCGTCATGCTCTTCATGCGCCAAATTCAAGTAGGCGGTGGTAAAGCCATGAGCTTCGGAAAAAGTAAGCACAAGGTTCTGACGGAGAATAAACACAAGGTGACGTTTGCGGACGTTGCTGGCGTTGAAGAAGCAAAAGATGATCTCATCGAAATAGTTCAGTTCCTGAAAGATCCTAAAAAGTTCACAAAGCTCGGCGGGCGAATTCCAAAAGGCGTGCTTTTGGTCGGTCCTCCGGGCACAGGCAAAACTCTTCTTGCGCGCGCAGTTGCAGGAGAAGCAGGAGTTCCGTTTTTCACGATCTCCGGTTCGGACTTTGTCGAAATGTTTGTAGGTGTCGGAGCCTCGCGAGTTCGCGATCTCTTCGAGCAAGGAAAAAGAAATGCTCCTTGTTTGATATTCATTGATGAGATCGACGCCGTGGGACGTCATCGCGGTGCTGGAATGGGTGGCGGTCACGATGAACGCGAGCAAACTTTGAATCAAATGCTTGTCGAGATGGATGGCTTCGAGTCCAGTGAAGGCGTCATACTGATTGCGGCGACGAACCGTCCAGACGTGCTGGATCCGGCGCTTTTGCGTCCAGGTCGATTTGATCGTCGCGTGGTTGTGAACAAACCGGACGTTGCTGGTCGTCGAAAAATTTTGGATGTCCATTCCCGCAAGACACCCGTCGCAAGTGATGTTGATCTTGATCGAGTCGCACGCGGTACGCCCGGATTCGCCGGGGCTGATTTGGAAAATCTCGTCAACGAAGCAGCGCTGAATGCGGCGCGCACGGGAAAATCAAAATTGACGATGGAAGACTTCGAGTTCGCTCGAGACAAAGTCATGATGGGTGCCGAACGGAAGTCGATGGTCATTTCGGAAGAAGAAAAGAAGAACACAGCTTTTCACGAGGCTGGTCATGCGCTTGTCAATAAGATGCAGCCGAAGACAGATCCGATTCACAAGGTGACGATCATTCCTCGCGGTATGGCATTGGGTTTGACGATGATGCTGCCGGAGAAAGATCGTTTAAGTTTTTCGAAGTCCCAAGCGGAAAGTGAGATCGCTGTTCTCTTTGGCGGCCGCGCTGCTGAAGAACTTGTCTTCACGGATTACACCACTGGTGCAGGCAACGATATCGAGCGTGCGACGGAAATTGCTCGCCGTATGGTATGTGAATGGGGCATGTCGAACCTTGGGCCACTGGCCTACGAGAAGCGCGAAGGTCCGGTCTTCTTAGGCATGCAGCAAGGTGGAAGTCGCGAATACTCCGAAGCAAAGGCCGAGGAGATCGATAAGGAAGTTTACCGAATCGCCAACACCGGTTACGAAAAAGCGAAGCAGATTCTTCGCGATAATCGCGATGCCCTTGACCGAATGGCGAAAGCGCTTCTCGAGCTTGAGACGATTGACGGTGCAGAAGTCGACCGTCTGATCAAGGGGAGCACATGGGAAGATTTGAAACGTGACCGAAGTGATCGCGGGGCTGGTCTTCAGGCAGAACTTGATTTAGCAGCGAAAGAGCAAAAGGAAAAAGAGGACAAGGAAGAAGCTGAGGCGGCCGGAGCAACTCCGAACCCCTTCAGCAAGCCAGCACCAGCATAA